The following nucleotide sequence is from Macaca fascicularis isolate 582-1 chromosome 15, T2T-MFA8v1.1.
aaatgccTCATCCTCAGTCTTTATCTACTCttttaaaacagactttaatAAAATGCGTCAGTGACTCAACTACCCACATCCATGTGTCATACTTAAAGGGTAGATAACTAAGAAGAGGCTGTTACCAAACAACTTGGATTTTTATACTTAAGAAAATTAtagagaaaacataattttacagaaaaatatataatataaagtaaTTTAGTGAATTAGTCTTGAATGCAAGAAAAttcactgttatttttcttttctttctctttagaaGGTTTTCCAACTGATAGCctggaaaaacaaattatttgctGAACTTAGCACTTCAGTTTTCTCTTATTCAGGGGAGAAAACTCCcccatataaaatgtaaaacagcttaatatttagttttgtaacttaaattgatttttcttttccatcaaaTCAAATGCAATGGAGCCGGAGTTCTGTGTTTGTCACCAATCCTTTATTGAAACTGGTAACTTACACACTTTATAatagaacaacaaaaataatgttCAATATATACAGCCTTTGCATGGACTATTAGACTATACACAGGCAGCGTGATAACACAATCTAATCTTCATCATCTGTGCACAAAAAGACACCAAACAGACAACATGTGCACATCACAGTGAAATGACATCACAGGTCCAGTGAAAATTCAGCATAATACAAAACGGACTGCTCTATTGCAAATGACATCTTTCTAAATGCCCAGCTCTTACTCAGTAGTAATTTACCCAGAGTCTGAAGCAGAGATTGGTTGTGTGGCTATAAGTCTCTTCAGAGAGACAACCTCTGCAGATAAGTTTGCTATCCCCTGCTTCAAATACAAATTCTCTGGGCCAGAAACTTTGTAGCCACTGTCTTTCATTTCAACAACTCCAGTTTTGAAACTATTCTGAGTTTTGCCACTCAGTTCTTTTTGATGCCAGTGCTCCGATTTGAGAGACCAATCTTGAATGTTAGTCACTTGCACTGAGAAAGGAGTAAGAGAAGAATGTACCATACTTGGGGCACTATGCTTTTCGAGTTCAAAATGTCTTTTAGATGTCATGTCAATAGGGGAGGAAAGTTTTTGCGTGGCCTCAAATTCATTATCAAAGGCTTCTACTTTGATCTGCATGGCTTTAGCTTTGATCCGGAGCTTGTGTGGCAAGGCAGAGGAATTCACTTCTGGAACTTTAACCACCGTTGCATGCACGTGCTTGAGTTCGACTGGAGAATGGATGGGGCCCTTGGGGACCTGTTGCTCATCTTCGCCATCAGATGACTTTCCTACCACACCATCGTCGGTTTCCGACGTTCTCGGGGAGTTGCTGGAGGATCGGTTGACTTGCAGTAGTGGGGGAGAGTGTGAGTATCCAGAAAAAGAATTCCCCATATAGTTTTGATAGATGGATGCTGTGTAAGAGCCTCGGTCATCTCTCGTCTCCCTTGTGTAGCTCTCTAATTCCATCGGCTCTTGCTTGATAATCTGGAACTTGTTTTCAGGACTTCTGCAGCTTCCCTGCACAGAGCTCTCCTGCGTGTGCTCTACCGAGGACACTTCAGAAACATCGGACAGTGAGCTTTGTGGAGAGTGTTTAATAACAGAAATACAACTGCTTGCCACCATCGAGGGTTCGTGCTCGTCCACAAATGAGCTCACACTGGATTTGGAAGTCTGGTAATCTTGAAAGTACACAGCTGTAGAATTACTGAGTTTCTGAATCTCTTGAGCATATGCTGTGGAGCTAATTAAACCAAACTTTAATTTTAGTGAAAGCAGCTCAGCTTTTAAAGTGGCGTTTTCTTCTCCCAGTGCAATTAGTTTGTTCTCTAAAACCAGGTCATTCAGTCGACGCTTCTCACGAGATCTTTTGGCAGCTTCATTATTTTTCCGCCTTTTTTCCCAGTACATAGCATCTTTCTTTTCATCAGGAATGAACTCCCGTTTCCTCCGACACGCAGAAGATTTGTTTTTCCCCACACTTCCTTCACTGAGAAGCAGCTCCTCACCTGTTGTGGAGTCTTCAGATACTTCCGTTAAAGCAGAATTAAGGACCATCATCTTGTCCACATTGCTACTGGCATCAAGAGATGCCTGCTCCTTTTTGATGGTCTGCATTTTTCTCAGCTGCATCAGAAACAACCTTCCCCTATAGATGCGTGTAGGAGAACAAATTAATTTCCCCGTATTCTCAAGCTCTTTAAAAACTCTGGTTTAAAATCCATCAATATTCTTCCTTTTGTTCTACTGTCTGGGATAAATCCTTCAGGCTCCTTATTGAATGAAGCTGGGCCTCCGTGGTTATctgcaatacatgaataaaaaaaaaaaaatcccagttatTCATTGGATAAATGTTTACTACAAATTATGTACAAGGAAATATGCTAAGCATGTAGGGCATACAAGCACAGATGAGGCACGGCCACAGTTCTTTCAACGAGTTAGCATTCTCAAAAAGGAAATAAGTTCCCAAATACCTAAACTATAAAGCTGTAAAGGACAAATCCCTAATGAGACCTATCAGTAAGAGAATATGTGGTCCAGGACAGTAAGGGAAAAATAACCTCTGCCCAGAGAGATATAGAGGAAGGCTGTATTTAATGAGGCAAAATGGAGAAATAGTTGGGTGTGGGCAATTACAGGAAGGAAATGACAGATAACCTCTGGTTGGTTAAGTTTCTAAATAGTACATGCATACCGTGGTGCTTCTAAATAACGTTACCTAATATTTACATCACTGCCAAGCAATATGCTCACCTCTTAAAAGGGACTTAACCAAGTAAACTTTAACATGAGTAAAAAAAAGTTCTGCACTCCTATATAGAATACAATATAAATGGAGACAAATTTCTTCCACAAAAACTAAAGTAAAAGCCACATTAACAACGGAGCTGTTGGTTTTAATCTACACCTTAACGTGGACATAAACCTGCCCATCACATCCCTGACTGCCTGGTAGGCTTATATTCCAGCAAATTCCACCAGGTGACTCACTGCAACTCAATGAAAAGGATTCTTCTCAATCAAGCCATCTCTTTACAAGCATCTGAGTTTAAGagattagaaatttttttttctgattcctttgaaTTGTTCTATCAAACATTCAACATTGAAGTATCCAAAATACTTCTTGTGATCTTGAAAATTCTGTCAAAATAGATTTCAGATTTCAGTTACAGAGTAGCTTTGAACTAAAAAACAGTTActaggccaggcaccgtggctcacgcttgtaatcccagcactttgggaggccaaagcgggcacatcacgaggtcaggagattgagaccatcctggccaacatggtgaaaccctatctctactaaaaaatacaaaaattagctgggtgtggtgacgtgcgcctgtaatcccagctactcgggaggctgaggcagcagaatcgcttgaacccgggaggtggagattgcagtgagctgagatcacgccactgcactccagcctggtgacagagcaagactccatctaaaaaaaaaaaaaaaaaaacacgcacacaaaacaaaaaaaacactattttattCAAAGgggtttttaaaagtatagtgcattcttgaaacaaaattattttaaaccaaGAGAATatagttacagaaaaaaatttctttcatttatatgaatTAGTTTCAAGCAAAATATAAGAACTCAAGAATAGAATCATTCATTAGTTTCCTCTTCCACTGATGAAATACTTACAGTACAAATTTGGCCTGACGATTGCCTTAGCTTGAGTTAATAAAATCCATGTTATGTTCCAATAGCAATCGTTGCATGGGGGCTTTTGAATTTAGCTATGTTTCTAGACACTGATTCTCTGCCTAATATTCCAGTTGGTAATACTTTTCATGAAATAGACGTGGTACAACAATGGTTCCATCAGCACGATCTGCACACAATAGCACTTTATCCCACCATACTAAAAAGATgtaatgagccgggcgtggtggctcgtgcctgtacatcccagcacctcgggaggctgaggtgggtggatcacctgaggtcaggagtttgagaccagcctggctaacatggtgaaaccccatctctactaaaaatacaaaaattagtcaggcatggtggcaggtgcctataatcccagccactcgggaggctgaggcaggagaattgcttgaacccaggaacccaggaggcggaggttgcagtgagccgagatcgcgccactgcactccagcatgggggacaaaagcgagacttcgtctcaaaaaaaaagatgtaatgtTCTTACATGATGTCACGATCTCTTTCTTATGCCTAGTTTCATAATGACTAATAAAGTGAAGTTTACTTTTATCAATTGGAAAAGCCTGCCAgcttcttttgtcttttccagaaggAATGAAAGGAATTATGTAATAATTTCAGGATCATAAAGAATAATGTTTCATGCCAGGTTTTTGCCCATTAAACTGAGCCAACACAGTTAAGGGAACAGCTAGCCGTAACTCAGAGAAATTTGTGATTATGAATTCCCAGTTTCTGTTCTTTGATAATGAAACTTTAATGGGAAATGAAGGCAAGGAGTATGTCACAGTCAGCAATGATGCTGCAGAGAAGGAATCTTCCTATTTatcatttaaacaatattatttcctttttcttttttggatacagagtctcgctctgctgcccaggctagagtgcagtggcgcaatcttgccgcactgcaacctctgcctcccgggctcaagcgattctcctgcctcagcctcctgagtagctcgggttacagttgcacaccaccagctaatttttttgtatttttagtagagacagggttttaccatgttggccaggctggtcttgaacgcctgaccttaggtgattcaccaaagtgctgggattacaggcatgagccaccacgcccagccaacaatACTGTTTCCTCTAATTTGCATTTAGGTTTTATCCTTTAACATGAAAGCCCAGTTTCCTCCACATATTGAATGGATTCTTTCCTCTGTTGAAGTCTGTACTCTGCCATTCAGCAAAGTCCTCCTGCTGAAGTAAAACGAGTGGAGAAGTAAAGAGGAAGATATCCCAGTTAAAGACGACTGCACTGACCTTTCCCAAGGCACCTTTCAAATCTCCACTATAGTCTTGGCCACTACTTTTTTccacttttagtttttaaacatcATACGATCCCTTGCAGACTATTAATTCTGGTTATTTTCTCCACTTGAGAATCTTTCTCTTTCATGTGTTATCTTATTtgttccttctttaaaaaaaaaaaaatcagactccTTTATTTTGCCTCACTTACTAGTTTTTACAGTAATGCTTTTGAAATGCCCCACCATTCTGTCTGTCTTAGTTACTCTTCCTAAACTTCAAGGACCTTTCAAGGTTGGGGCCCAATTGGGAAGGAGCCTTCACAATCCTATTTCTATTTAACTAAAATAGCCCCATTTGTCTTAAAATTTCCTTAACTCGTGTCTTCTAGGTGTCTAAGCACTATATGTCTACTTTATCATCTCTACAACTTTGTTGGTACATTAAGACCTACAGAAaacctcatttccttttttttttttttttttttaagacggcgtttcactcttgttgcccaggctggagtgcaatggcgtgatcttggctcaccacagcctccgcctacagggttcaagcaattctcctgcctcagcctcccgagtagctgggattacaggaatgtgccgcCATACCCagatacttttgtatttttagtagatggggtttctccatgttggtcgggctggtcttgaactcctgacctcaggtgatccgtccgccttggcctcccaaagtgctgggattacaggcgtgagccactgcacccggccatctcatttgtttttaatcatcttcttcctatttgaatttcATGACATGTCACTATAAATCTGTGATTCTTCCCTCATCTGTATATATTACATTCATGGTCTCCACAACTCAGCGGCAAATCACCATactatcttaggatattttctgtAATATTATGTATCAAATAATCTTGCAGTGTTAAAAAGAGTTTATCAGCATTGTGGGATGATACGGAGAGAGGCATAATCACATACACTGTGTGTGTTTCCACATGTTTGTCTTTTGTGCCCAACTACACTGGGAATTACTTCAGGgtggaaattaaaatatacttgcAGTCTTCTAGCAAAAACCTGAAGATATTAGGTGCTCAACATTTCATTGACAGTCACCCACATACCTTATATGAGAGTTTCGTAACCAGAAAACTTTTTTGATGCTTTCTTTTAATGTTCTGTGAATTGTAAGAAGATATTTTACTTATTAACAGAGAGATTCTCTTATTCATTAATTGGTTTATTCAACACAtatggagcacctactgtgtactgggcaCAAGGGAAGACTGGGGACACATCAACAAGGAGAGGAAAAACCCAACTCCCCAGACCAGGCACTCAGTCGTGGGTGGGAGACAAACAGGTGAGCGGAGGGGAACCAGGTGTGAGTGCAGAGCTGCACAGACATGGGCCTGGGGTGCAGGCTTTCTTCCTGTCATGGagataataacaaaaacaatcatAATAGgtgccatttattgaacacttaccaCAGAACGGGCACTGGGAGCCTGACCTGCTTTCCTTCATTCACTTTCAATGActattttcagataagaaaactaaggctcacAGAAggcaagtgacttgcccagtgtcacacagctagttaaatGGCAGAGCTTACATTCCGGCCCAGTTCCTTTACTCTCTCCTCCACTTTCACAGGTGGTTCTGCATCTGTGCAATGCAGTCTTATTTACACACAGTTCTCTTTTGTGTCACTTTCATTTCTAAGTAATACACACCCCTTTACTAAGTTACTTTGGGCGCAGTAAGGCACTATGCTAGCttaactttttttggttttttttttttgagatggagtttcgctcatgctagcttaactttttttttttttttttttttttgagatgaagtttcactcaggctggagtgcaatggcgcgatctcagctcactgcaacttccacctcccgggttcaagcgattctcctgcctcagcctcccgagtagctgggattacagacatgcgccaccatgcccagctaattttgtatttttagtagagaccgggtttctccatgttggtcaggctggtctcgaactccctacctcaggtgatctgcctgccacggcctccgagtagctgggattacagacatgcgccaccatgcccagctaattttgtatttttagtagagaccgggtttctccatgttggtcaggctggtctcgaactccctacctcaggtgatccgcctgccacggcctcccaaagtgctggaattacaggcatgagccatcacgcctgggcCCTTAACTTCTTTTAGATGCTGTCTTAACTTCTTTAAGCCAGCAAAGATACTATCTAGAAGTTTTCTCCATCCTCCTTAGAGATGTTTCACATCTGGCACTATTTATGaattgagaaaacattttattaattttcgtATCTCTGCTAAAATTTTAACCTCCTGGCCATTCTAATTACgttaaatagagaaaaagaaatatgatagCTGTGGACATTGTcacctatgatttttttttaaacaaatccaAGAGTGTAATGTTTTCAACATGAGGCAGGGGACAGTGTCTCTCTGACCCTCTCATTTTGCAGATTAATCAGCTAGAAGACAGACTGACCTTCCCAAGACTACACAACAGTTGGGCACAGATGGGCTCTGGGCTCTCCTTATGCCCCTCAATAATAAACTTAAAGCAAATGCAAAAGTAGTTTATGATGCCTTCAAAAAGCCTCAGGATTTATGCTAACCTAACAAATTTATTTCAAGCCTCAATATTTTCCCTTATGATTAATTTAACAATTACTTCATCTATGCATCATCTTTTCAAATCAACATCTAATGTTGTGGTATATTAGTCATTGCTTAAGTTTCTTTTTTGGTGAATAATTGACACTACATGCCAATTCTATGATGTTAGTGCACTCAGCACGATTAACTTCATTACACACATTACATGATATGACTCTCcttgaaaacacaaataaaaaagagaaatttaagagcaggtatTATTACATACCAGTTGACATATTTTTCTGTACATACTCTGAAGGTGCCATCACTAATTAACACTTTTGTATAGTCCACACACTATTTCTCTAAGCAAGAATTATACAGCAAGAATTACATTTCATAAGCCCAGATATTAAAAGTTTAAGTCAGATTACCtaaatattgtttttaagaaCAAGATTTGATTTAGAAAATTCTATAAAAGAATATAACCTCATAACAATAATTCTAGACCAAATTTATCCTTGAGGAGTTATCTCATTACTTATGTTTATGATAGACCTTTACTTCCCTGGTCGctcacagaaataatgtttaacaatCCAAGCTCTACAAAGGAAAAGAATCAACATGCTTTGTTTCAATCATCTGAAATCTTACTAATAGTCTAAACATTAAAATCTACTCTGAGAACATTTTGTTATTAATTATCTCTAAAGGATAAGTTTTATGGCAAAttgctatatatattttgtttttaaaattctgtcaatAGAAGATGAAATACTATTTGATCCACCCAATGATTTGGAAACATTATAGAATTATCTtattttccctctcctctctgaaTGTATTGTTTTCTCCCTGTTGTATAATATAGATAacagtaaaggaagaaaaatgttttcaaggtaAGCTTAAATTATGTTAAACTGTAAGCCATCTCTCCAGTAAGACAGCAGAtgcttatttttaagataaatgtcattttcatgaaaaaatcaaatcaattaaTCAATTCACAACTCTTTATACTTTTAAAGTATGAATACTAGCAATATGTTAACCCTACATTTTCTTCCTGTGGGTAAAATTCACAGTATCTGTGTCAATGAAATGCTTTACTTCTTTTCATGGATGAGAAAACAATCTAGTATTTAAAAGCAGAGATGAAATAAGAAGTCACTACACGTGTACAACCcagaggaaatggggagtgaaAAAACTCAGTTAGAAAACAATGAAGTTGCAAGAGAATTTTCTAATCccattgaaaaagaaaaggatttttaaattgagaaaacTATGTTAAACCTCTCTAAGGGTCATTCTGTCCCCAGGAAGCAGCTTACCCCAAAGTTAGAGAGAAATGTGTACTTGATCAAGACAggcaagacacacacacacacacacacacacacacacacttgcacactgCCAGAATCTATTCTATCATAGCAACAAATTGACCTACTTTTTCTATTTGGGTGCCTCCGTAAATAAATGTGTCAAAGCCTGTTCCAGTTtatgataaatgaaaatatttcaagttcAAAAAAGGACTagttgaaaattaaatttaaatttaataaatacaatgACAACACTGCATTTTATTACATCACTGATGTAATTTAAGTAATTGAAATATGAAATAGTATAACAACATTCTTCAAGAGGTCATCAGTGTTTGTAACTTAATACACAATTAAATTATTCTGAAGTCTGCAAAGAGTAAGCACATACACACTAGCATGACCAAACACTTAACTGCACAGCTTGAGAAATAAGAACAGCTCCCACTAAAGATGGGAAGTAACATGGGGGAAAAACAGAacagtaataattttttaaaaatctatagaaACTTAAAAGTGGGGACTATTAATATCTTGAAACTTCTGAAAAGATAACTGATCAGTGTAGCAACTAATCTGAAACCTTAAAAGGACATCAACAATCACAAAGTAACCCAGTTGTAGGAAATCCTCCAATGAATAAGTAATACATGCAACATGGTGTAATGATGGCAAAAATGGTGGGCTGGGGGGGCAGTCAGGCCGAGAAAATTCTTGAAAGTTTCTAATGATAATGTAGAATCATCCCAACTTGCTTCACttggctttttaatttctttttccacttttctaGTCAGTGGATGattataaatgtcattttctaCCTTATGAATAGAgtagatttttaaatgcttatttttagtGTTTATCTGAAGGCCAGTTAATTACAGTTTAAGACCCCTAAAAAGCTAATTAGTAAAAGACATCATGTTCTGACAACTAAAAGGCTTATAAACATCACTCTGAGTCCTATGAAACTGAGTCCTCAAAGCACAGATTATTAACAAATGGCATCTAGCAAATCTCAAGTAAACTTTCTTATCATAAAAACAAGCTATGCTCTCTTATTAAAGCCATACGAGAAACAGTTCTGGGTGTTTTTTTTAACTACAGTAAAGTTACTTACAAAGAAATGTGAAAGATAACTGGGGGTAGTagtaataaaaattcattttgaaactgaaaaattcttatgtaATGTCTGTGATCAAAGGTCAACATCTTTCAACATTCTCATACAAGTCCAACCTGGATAGAAATCAActcaaatataatttagaaaaataacagGATATCAAACAATGTGTTAAACCCTGtgaaatacaggcataccttacaaaaacaagaaatgaatatTAAAGGAAATTTCAATTACATTGTTTCTGTTATATTTTGAATTGAATCCCAAGTGTGCTCTCATTCctcaatacaaattaaaaataaacaactttaaCAGCATCAATGGCATCTGGATTACAATGGAAATCATGAAGTATACGAGTTTAACCTGGGTAAAAATAAAGCCCAGGCAATATGACTGCACCTTTTCCATTCCATGCTGCAATCGCATTTACATCTCGAAATTGACTCTAATGACCAAGGCAAGGTCAACTAGAAAAATCCACTCAGCTGGTGAGTCAGGCACATTGCTCAACGTCCGAAAGGCCTCTCACAAAGAGTTTTAATTTTCAGGCTGTTGCATCACAGTGATGTTATAACTGCACTGCACAAAAATAAGCCTTTAACCCAGAAAAGGAAATTGTTTCAAAAACTACAGTGAGTGTGAGAATACACTTTGTCGAGGTGCAAATTTCCCCATCTGGTTTTCAGGCTCTGCGACCTGGGCTGCTAATTCATTTCTCCgagtttccatttcctcatctgtgaaatgtggaTGATAACAGAGCCCCTcaacactgtgcctggcacatgcagAGTATAAGTTTAGTAAATACTAACTCTTAATCTCTTTTCTGAAGAATGATCAGTATCAAAAGGCAATGATGCCTATCAGTTCCAGGCTGTCTTCGCTGCTCATGACTCTTACTGAAGCCTGACCTATGTCGCAAGAGTAAGGGTAAACCAATGAAAATTTCTTCTGTTAGTCAAAAGGGTCAAATATAAACACTTTCACAGGACCGGCCTTAGTTTTCAGGCTACATATACCCCCTACAAGAGAGCTGATCTGTGGTGTCTCACCATCCACTGCTGATCTCAGACCACAATGTTTTAGATAGAGAAATCATCCAGGCTACAGAAAATGAGTCACAGAATGTGTAAGGGAATTGGAAAGAGCTGAGCTATTAATACAGCACTTGTCACTTCATTCCTGCTACTATAATCGACTCATCTCTCTATTCCTTCAAGCAGCTCCCCAAAACATTAACCCAATGACTTGGGAAGTTTGAGGTTCTGCAATCCTGTCAGGAATTCCCCTTAAACTGAAATTAACATTGAACACAATGGCaaagttttcaggaaaaaaaaaattattagaacaaaAAAAGTATCCAAGAAAGATCTTATAGACTTAATTCCAACATGAATCCTTACTATTACTGCaaagagatttacaaagagaaaaatgaagataaatactgacacacacacacacacacacacacacattctggcTGCTGGTCAATAATAcaggaaacatttattgaactccTCACAACCAACTAGGTCAACAGGTTTTATTCCCTCAGTTTACCCTGAAGAGTGATGGAAATCAGGACAGTGAAGGAAGATAACAAGCTGGGGCCTGGGACCCAGGGTTCTTGTGAGCCCAGGGCCTGTGCTCTTAGGATCTGTACCTCACCGATGCCTGTTCTCTAACTACTGCCTGTAACAAGAGGGAAACTGATTAGGGATAGGGGTGTAGCATATGATCCCACAGAAGCCAAGTTTTTGGTCAGTTTTCAACAAAGAGCACATTGCGTTGATATGCTTCAGGAGAACATCTGTGATGTCTCCATGAACTCCCTGTGAGTTCCCGCATGGGTACAACCTCGGAAGTCTTTATGCCAGGATGAAAGTACTGTAGTTTTACAGTAGGACAGCAGCGTCTATGTGggtattttgattttattttgaactCTGGAGATCAGTGTTCTCTCTAGCCTTTGACCATATaaattaaaggttaaaaaaaaaatcggctCAACTCAACTGGCCAAAGTCAAGCTGAGGCCTTCCTTTTTAATCACTATCAATACTGGAGCGCCCCCACCCCCAATTTCTGTGGTCGGTGGACGTTTGGAGGTTCTCTTAAGGTCTTTTTCACTTCAAGAATGGAGACGCGCTTCGCTCAGAAATACAATGAAGACTCTTGGAACAAAGGTGTCTGCAGGTTTCAGAACCTCACCGCAGAACAGGCGCGGAGTCAGGCCCCTGGATTTGCCCTGTTGGAGGGAGGGCCGCTGAGACGCAGGCACTCCGGGTCGCCCGCGCTGCCCCTGTTTGCCCCGTGCGGGCGCCGGGGTCCCTAGCTCCCTGGCTCCCCGGCTCCCCGGCTCCTGCGGCCCGGGCGAACCCAGAGCGCACCCGCACTCCGACCCGGGCCGGTCCCTAGGGCCCGAGCTCCACCGGCCGCGCCCCCACGCGGCGCCTCCCAGAGACCCCCCTCCCTCCGGGTGGGCGGCGCAGCGGGGCCTCGGCGCCGCGAGGACCCCCCGCGCCAGAACAAAGGaatgtggggagggggcagggaggagcgCAGGCCACCGAGCAGCCCCAGTATAACTGCCGCCCGGAGGCGCTTCTCGGTCCCGACCCGAGGTCCCCGCCCGCCACTACCAGACCCGCCCCCAGCCCCGGCTTCTCGCAGACCCCACCGGCCCGCAGGAGGGAGCGGCGCACTGGGGGCCGCACGGACGCGCCATTGGAGATCCCGAT
It contains:
- the NFIL3 gene encoding nuclear factor interleukin-3-regulated protein, producing MQLRKMQTIKKEQASLDASSNVDKMMVLNSALTEVSEDSTTGEELLLSEGSVGKNKSSACRRKREFIPDEKKDAMYWEKRRKNNEAAKRSREKRRLNDLVLENKLIALGEENATLKAELLSLKLKFGLISSTAYAQEIQKLSNSTAVYFQDYQTSKSSVSSFVDEHEPSMVASSCISVIKHSPQSSLSDVSEVSSVEHTQESSVQGSCRSPENKFQIIKQEPMELESYTRETRDDRGSYTASIYQNYMGNSFSGYSHSPPLLQVNRSSSNSPRTSETDDGVVGKSSDGEDEQQVPKGPIHSPVELKHVHATVVKVPEVNSSALPHKLRIKAKAMQIKVEAFDNEFEATQKLSSPIDMTSKRHFELEKHSAPSMVHSSLTPFSVQVTNIQDWSLKSEHWHQKELSGKTQNSFKTGVVEMKDSGYKVSGPENLYLKQGIANLSAEVVSLKRLIATQPISASDSG